A stretch of DNA from Cellulomonas fengjieae:
GCATCGCGCGGGGGCGCACCGGGGCGTCGACCTTCGTCGTCACCGCCACGGACCCCGCCGGTCCGTGGTCGGACCCGGTGGAGCTGGACGCACAGGGCATCGACCCGTCGCTCTTCTTCGACGACGACGGGCGCTGCTGGTTCACCGGTGCGCGGGACGCTCCGGAGCCCGCGGTCACCGGTCCGGGCGAGCTGTGGCTGCGCGAGCTGGACCTCGACACCCTCCGCCTCGTCGGACCGGAGCACGTGCTGTGGCACGGCGCCCTGCGCGGTCAGTGGGTCGAGGGTCCGCACCTGTACAAGCGCGACGGGCGCTACCTGCTGCTCGCGGCCGAGGGCGGTACCGAGCGCAACCACGCCGTCACGGCGGCGAGCGCGACCCACGTCACCGGCCCGTACGTGACCGACCCCCGCAGCCCGCTGCTCACGCACCGCCACCTCGGGCCGGACCATCCCGTGCAGAACGTGGGGCACGCCGACCTGGTCGACACCCCCTCCGGCCAGACCTGGGCCGTCGTGCTCGCGGTGCGCGCCGTCGACGACACGCACGTGCTGGGCCGCGAGACGTTCCTCGTTCCCGTCGAGTGGTCGACCGCGGGCCCCGTCTTCGCCCCGGGTGCCGGGGCGATCCACGTCGGTGAGGCCGCGACCGCAGCGCCCGTCGAGGTGCTCGACCTCGCCGCGCCACTCGCCGCGCAGGGCTGGGCGAGCCTTCGTGGGCCGGTGACCGGGCTCGTCGAGCCGGTGCCGGACGGGCTGCTGCTCACCCCGGCGGGGGCCGACCTGGCGGGCCGCGGCACGCCGACGTTCGTGGCGCGACGCCAGCAGCACCCGCGGTTCCGCACCCGGACCCGGCTGCGAGCCGACGGGCTCACCGGCGCGGAGCAGGCCGGCGTGGTGGCGTTCCTGCACCAGGACCGGTTCGTGACCCACGCGCTGGGCGTCGACGCCGACGGCTCGCGCGAGGTTCGCGTGACCGCCTGGACCTCCGCCGGCGGGCACGTCCTCGGCCGGGCCCCGCTGCCGGGGGACTCGGCCACGCTGCTGATCACCGGCGACGACTCCACGTACACGTTCGCGCTCGAGACCGGTGCGGAGCAGACCGTCGTCGCGGCGGTCGACCGGGCCTTCCTGAGCACCGAGGTG
This window harbors:
- a CDS encoding glycoside hydrolase family 43 protein; the protein is MRPVTNPVLPGCHPDPSVCRVGDVYYLVVSSFGYYPGIPVYRSTDLVDWELVGHVLDRPGQLDLTGLDLSDGIWASTIRHHDGVFYVVSGIARGRTGASTFVVTATDPAGPWSDPVELDAQGIDPSLFFDDDGRCWFTGARDAPEPAVTGPGELWLRELDLDTLRLVGPEHVLWHGALRGQWVEGPHLYKRDGRYLLLAAEGGTERNHAVTAASATHVTGPYVTDPRSPLLTHRHLGPDHPVQNVGHADLVDTPSGQTWAVVLAVRAVDDTHVLGRETFLVPVEWSTAGPVFAPGAGAIHVGEAATAAPVEVLDLAAPLAAQGWASLRGPVTGLVEPVPDGLLLTPAGADLAGRGTPTFVARRQQHPRFRTRTRLRADGLTGAEQAGVVAFLHQDRFVTHALGVDADGSREVRVTAWTSAGGHVLGRAPLPGDSATLLITGDDSTYTFALETGAEQTVVAAVDRAFLSTEVAGGFLGVHLGVFADGASGPSTAQALVEAFSYEPLAAPRQQRPGPG